In the Nymphalis io chromosome 2, ilAglIoxx1.1, whole genome shotgun sequence genome, one interval contains:
- the LOC126773682 gene encoding cholinesterase 1-like isoform X1, translating to MYWLVYLNFLIFSLVLCDDPPSRLVYLTQGPVRGYKDLALDVFVFYSIPYAKAPTGHEKFKAPLPPPVWTEPFEAIDKDIVCPQNDVMTMIAQTKIVQEDCLIANVYTPETNGKKLPVLVHFHGGAFTIGWGDIKTDGNYIKSKQIIQVTFNHRLGAHGFLCLGTKDVPGNAGMKDQVALLRWVKNNIANFGGNPDEVTISGYNSGSSSVDLMSVSKMAQGLFKRVIAESGVSTAPFSVQINPIENAKRYADLFKFESVDNFDELEFFYKNLSYVELNSKNVLARPDSTFLMSPCVERDLGEERFLDDSPVNIIKSGNYEKLPMLYGYGEIQGQLRVPLLEYWEYWMNIRFLEFLPADLQFENETEKRRVAEEIKTFYFGDKIIGKKTTREFVEYFTDVMFAYPTLRSAKLHVESGHKQIYLYMISKNVYDNAVLPINASVADQCSETIGVLKDYWEETLKYKYDVEDLKTIKDILKETLLNFVTEGEPIIPGSKLRTWKPVGKNWSPHLYISRIFELRKSLMKKIALFWERIYDKYYAYPIAPPAPPPENSDS from the exons ATGTATTGGCTAGTGTATCTTAACTTTCTCATATTTTCCTTAGTCCTTTGTGATGACCCTCCATCACGTTTGGTGTATTTGACTCAAGGCCCCGTCCGTGGATATAAGGACTTAGCTTTAgacgtttttgtattttatagtaTACCTTACGCTAAAGCACCAACCGGCCATGAAAAGTTTAAG GCGCCTCTCCCCCCACCAGTTTGGACGGAACCATTTGAAGCTATCGATAAAGATATTGTATGCCCGCAAAATGATGTAATGACCATGATTGCTCAAACTAAAATCGTTCAAGAAGATTGCCTTATTGCGAATGTGTATACGCCTGAAACAAATGGGAAAAAGCTTCCAGTCCTAGTGCATTTTCATGGCGGAGCTTTTACTATAGGATGGGGTGATATCAAAACTGatggaaattatataaaaagtaaacaaataattcaAGTTACATTTAACCATAGATTAGGAGCTCATGGGTTCCTTTGTCTTGGTACAAAAGATGTACCTGGTAATGCTGGTATGAAGGACCAAGTTGCATTACTACGCTGGGTAAAGAATAATATTGCAAACTTCGGTGGAAACCCTGATGAGGTTACAATATCAGGCTATAATTCCGGTTCATCTTCAGTAGATCTAATGTCAGTATCAAAAATGGCACAAGGTTTATTTAAAAGAGTAATCGCCGAAAGCGGTGTTAGTACTGCACCATTTAGTGTTCAGATTAATCCTATTGAAAATGCTAAACGCTATGCTGACCTCTTTAAATTTGAAAGTGTAGATAATTTTGATgagttagaatttttttataaaaatctatctTACGTAGAATTAAACTCAAAAAATGTTTTGGCCAGGCCAGACTCTACCTTTTTGATGTCTCCCTGTGTAGAACGCGATTTGGGGGAAGAAAGATTTCTAGATGATAGtccagttaatataataaaatctggAAATTATGAAAAGCTTCCTATGTTGTATGGCTATGGCGAAATTCAAGGACAATTACGAGTCCCGTTATTAGAATATTGGGAATATTGGATGAATATAAGGTTTTTAGAGTTTTTGCCGGCTGATTTACAATTTGAAAATGAAACTGAAAAACGTCGGGTCGCAGaagaaataaaaaccttttattttggtgataaaataataggaaaaaaaaCGACAAGAGAATTTGTAGAATATTTTACAGATGTCATGTTCGCATACCCAACACTGCGATCAGCAAAATTACATGTAGAATCTGGacacaaacaaatatatctatatatgatTTCGAAAAATGTTTATGATAATGCAGTATTACCCATTAATGCGAGTGTTGCTGACCAATGTTCTGAGACGATCGgagttttaaaagattattggGAAGAAACACTCAAGTATAAATATGATGTTGAAGATCTTAAGACAATAAAAGATATACTTAAGGAAACTTTGTTAAATTTTGTAACCGAAGg TGAACCAATTATTCCCGGGTCTAAGTTAAGGACATGGAAACCAGTGGGTAAGAATTGGTCACCACATTTGTATATAAGTAGAATTTTTGAATTAAGAAAATCTTTGATGAAGAAAATAGCCTTATTTTGGGAAAGAATCTACGACAAGTATTACGCGTACCCAATAGCGCCTCCAGCTCCTCCACCAGAAAACAGCGATTCTTAA
- the LOC126773704 gene encoding cholinesterase 1-like isoform X2, which yields MYRIAIFLYLLYSVLCADPQSRLVQLDQGPVRGYKDVNDDVFVFNSIPYATAPTGRDRFKAPLLPPTWSEPFDAVEKDIKCPQGSYMNMTSENSQEDCLIANIYVPEKIDTRLPVVVYVHGGAYVLGWGNVFKPKKLVKSNKIIAITFNYRLGAHGFLCLGTEDVPGNAGMKDQVALLRWVNKNIAKFGGNPDEVTIAGYSAGSSAVDLLMISKMAQGLFKRVIPESGANTAAFSIQSDPIKNAKEYAKMLNFENVEDFYALEDFFKAVSIEELNLPNVMERTDSTFLMSPCVERDVGEERFLDENPVQILESGNYKKLPMLYGFAEMEGLFRMPLFDIWKDRMNVKFSDFLPSDLQFRDEIEKEQVAKEIKYFYFGNKMVGEETVLAYIDYFTDIIFAYPTLRSVKLHLKNGHNQIYLYEYSFVDNDTPIIPHTNIRGANHCAQTVAVLDGYWNETLMNEKSISSEFKKMKLITRELWLNFMTTGNPVPADSKLPAWRPVQSDWSPHMSINNTLELRGPLLKKRMMFWEEIYDKYYRFPIKPTRPFIQKSEL from the exons ATGTATCGGATTGCAATATTTCTTTATCTGTTATACTCAGTACTTTGTGCTGATCCTCAATCCCGCTTAGTTCAGCTTGATCAGGGTCCCGTGCGTGGATATAAAGATGTAAATGATGATGTATTTGTCTTCAATAGTATACCGTACGCTACAGCGCCGACTGGACGCGACAGATTCAAG GCTCCTCTTTTGCCACCAACCTGGTCTGAACCTTTTGATGCCGTGGAAAAGGATATTAAATGCCCACAAGGCAGCTATATGAATATGACCAGTGAAAATTCTCAAGAAGATTGTCTCATTGCGAATATTTATGTCCCAGAAAAAATTGATACAAGACTTCCAGTCGTCGTTTATGTCCATGGTGGCGCTTATGTTTTAGGTTGGGGAAACGTATTTAAGCCAAAAAAATTGGTAAAAAGCAACAAAATTATTGCGATAACGTTTAACTACAGATTAGGAGCCCACGGATTCCTTTGTCTTGGTACAGAAGACGTGCCTGGTAATGCTGGTATGAAGGACCAAGTTGCATTATTACGTTGggttaacaaaaatattgcaaaatttGGCGGCAATCCTGATGAAGTTACAATAGCAGGCTATAGTGCTGGTTCATCCGCGGTAGATCTTCTAATGATTTCAAAAATGGCACAAGGGTTATTTAAAAGAGTTATCCCAGAGAGTGGTGCAAATACTGCAGCGTTTAGTATTCAATCCGATCCCATTAAGAATGCTAAGGAGTATGCAAAAATGCTTAATTTCGAAAATGTAGAAGACTTCTACGCtttagaagatttttttaaagcgGTATCCATTGAAGAATTAAATTTACCAAATGTCATGGAGAGGACAGATTCTACTTTCTTGATGTCCCCATGTGTGGAGCGTGATGTGGGTGAAGAACGATTTCTTGATGAAAACCCAGTTCAAATATTGGAGTCTGGTAACTATAAAAAACTTCCAATGTTATATGGATTTGCTGAAATGGAAGGATTATTTCGCATGCCTCTTTTTGACATTTGGAAGGACCGGATGAATGTAAAATTCTCTGATTTTCTTCCGTCCGATTTACAGTTTAGAGATGAAATTGAAAAAGAACAAGTagcaaaagaaattaaatatttttattttggtaacaAAATGGTAGGAGAGGAAACGGTTTTAGCGTATATCGACTATTTTACAGATATTATTTTTGCATATCCGACACTAAGGTCAGTAAAGTTGCACCTGAAAAATGGACAtaaccaaatatatttatacgagTACTCGTTTGTAGACAACGATACCCCAATAATTCCGCACACTAATATTCGCGGAGCAAATCATTGTGCACAAACAGTAGCTGTTTTAGATGGATATTGGAACGAAActttaatgaatgaaaaatcaATATCATCAGAATTTAAGAAAATGAAATTGATTACAAGAGAATTATGGTTAAATTTTATGACAACTGG AAATCCTGTGCCAGCTGATTCTAAGCTACCAGCATGGCGGCCAGTACAATCTGACTGGTCACCACATATGTCCATCAATAACACTTTAGAATTAAGAGGACCTTTGTTGAAGAAAAGGATGATGTTCTGGGAagaaatttatgataaatactATCGGTTTCCTATAAAACCTACTCGTCCTTTTATACAAAAATCTGAGCTTTGA
- the LOC126773704 gene encoding cholinesterase 1-like isoform X1, with translation MHRSAIFLCLLYSVLCADPQSRLIQLDQGPVRGYKDVNEDIFVFNGIPYATAPTGRDRFKAPLLPPTWSEPLDAVEKDIKCPQANYMNITSENYQEDCLIANIYVPEKIDTTLPVVVYVHGGAYVLGWGNMFKPRKLVKSNKIIAVTFNYRLGAHGFLCLGTEDVPGNAGMKDQVALLRWVNKNIAKFGGNPDEVTIAGYSAGSSAVDLLMISKMAQGLFKRVIPESGANTAAFSIQSDPIKNAKEYAKMLNFENVEDFYALEDFFKAVPIEELNLPNVMDRTDSTFLMSPCVERDVGEERFLDDNPVQILKSGSYKKLPMLYGFAEMEGLFRMPLFELWKDRMNVKFSDFLPSDLQFRDANEKEQVSKEIKHFYFGNKMVGEETVLAYIDYFTDIIFAYPTLRSVKLHLKNGHNQIYLYEYSFVDNDTPIIPHTNIRGATHCAQTFAVLDGLFNKTFMNESSISPEFKKMKLITRELWLNFMTNGNPVPADSKLPAWRPVQSDWSPHMSINKILELRGPLLKKRMIFWEEIYDKYYRFPIKPIRPFTKKSEL, from the exons ATGCATCGGAGTGCAATATTTCTTTGTCTATTATACTCAGTACTTTGTGCTGATCCTCAATCCCGCTTAATTCAGCTTGATCAGGGTCCCGTGCGTGGATATAAAGATGTAAATGAAGATATTTTTGTCTTCAATGGTATACCGTACGCTACAGCACCGACTGGACGCGATAGATTCAAG GCTCCTCTTTTGCCACCAACTTGGTCTGAACCGTTGGATGCCGTGGAAAAGGATATTAAATGCCCACAAGCCAATTACATGAATATAACCAGTGAAAATTATCAAGAAGATTGTCTCATTGCGAATATTTATGTCCCAGAAAAAATTGATACAACACTTCCAGTCGTCGTTTATGTCCATGGCGGCGCTTATGTTTTAGGTTGGGGAAACATGTTTAAGCCTAGAAAATTGGTAAAAAGCAACAAAATTATCGCGGTGACGTTTAACTACAGATTGGGAGCACACGGATTCCTTTGTCTTGGTACAGAAGATGTGCCTGGTAATGCTGGTATGAAGGACCAAGTTGCATTACTACGTTGggttaacaaaaatattgcaaaatttGGCGGCAATCCTGATGAAGTTACAATAGCAGGCTATAGTGCTGGTTCATCCGCGGTAGATCTTCTAATGATTTCAAAAATGGCACAAGGCTTATTTAAAAGAGTTATCCCAGAGAGTGGTGCAAATACTGCAGCGTTTAGTATTCAATCCGATCCCATTAAGAATGCTAAGGAGTATGCAAAAATGCTTAATTTCGAAAATGTAGAAGACTTCTACGCtttagaagatttttttaaagcgGTACCCATTGAAGAATTAAATTTACCAAATGTCATGGATAGGACAGATTCTACTTTCTTGATGTCCCCATGTGTGGAGCGTGATGTGGGTGAAGAACGATTTCTTGATGATAACCCAGTTCAAATATTGAAGTCTGGTAGCTATAAAAAACTTCCAATGTTATATGGATTTGCTGAAATGGAAGGATTATTTCGCATGCCTCTTTTTGAGCTTTGGAAGGATCGGATGAATGTAAAATTCTCAGACTTTCTCCCGTCCGATTTACAGTTTAGAGATGCAAATGAAAAAGAGCAAGTTTCAAaagaaattaaacatttttatttcggtAACAAAATGGTAGGAGAGGAAACGGTTTTAGCGTATATCGACTATTTCACAGATATTATTTTTGCATATCCGACACTAAGGTCAGTAAAGTTGCACCTGAAAAATGGACAtaaccaaatatatttatacgagTACTCCTTTGTAGACAACGATACCCCAATAATACCACACACAAATATTCGCGGAGCAACTCATTGTGCACAAACATTTGCGGTTTTAGATGGATTGTTCAACAAAACTTTTATGAATGAAAGTTCAATATCACCAGAATTTAAGAAGatgaaattaattacaagaGAATTATGGTTAAATTTTATGACAAATGG AAATCCTGTACCAGCTGATTCTAAGCTACCAGCATGGCGGCCAGTACAATCGGACTGGTCACCACATATGTCcatcaataaaattttagaatTAAGAGGACCTTTGTTGAAGAAAAGGATGATATTCTGGGAagaaatttatgataaatactATCGGTTTCCTATAAAACCTATTCGtccttttacaaaaaaatctgaGCTTTGA
- the LOC126773704 gene encoding cholinesterase 1-like isoform X3 translates to MHRSAIFLCLLYSVLCADPQSRLIQLDQGPVRGYKDVNEDIFVFNGIPYATAPTGRDRFKAPLLPPTWSEPLDAVEKDIKCPQANYMNITSENYQEDCLIANIYVPEKIDTTLPVVVYVHGGAYVLGWGNMFKPRKLVKSNKIIAVTFNYRLGAHGFLCLGTEDVPGNAGMKDQVALLRWVNKNIAKFGGNPDEVTIAGYSAGSSAVDLLMISKMAQGLFKRVIPESGANTAAFSIQSDPIKNAKEYAKMLNFENVEDFYALEDFFKAVPIEELNLPNVMDRTDSTFLMSPCVERDVGEERFLDDNPVQILKSGSYKKLPMLYGFAEMEGLFRMPLFELWKDRMNVKFSDFLPSDLQFRDANEKEQVSKEIKHFYFGNKMVGEETVLAYIDYFTDIIFAYPTLRSVKLHLKNGHNQIYLYEYSFVDNDTPIIPHTNIRGANHCAQTVAVLDGYWNETLMNEKSISSEFKKMKLITRELWLNFMTTGNPVPADSKLPAWRPVQSDWSPHMSINNTLELRGPLLKKRMMFWEEIYDKYYRFPIKPTRPFIQKSEL, encoded by the exons ATGCATCGGAGTGCAATATTTCTTTGTCTATTATACTCAGTACTTTGTGCTGATCCTCAATCCCGCTTAATTCAGCTTGATCAGGGTCCCGTGCGTGGATATAAAGATGTAAATGAAGATATTTTTGTCTTCAATGGTATACCGTACGCTACAGCACCGACTGGACGCGATAGATTCAAG GCTCCTCTTTTGCCACCAACTTGGTCTGAACCGTTGGATGCCGTGGAAAAGGATATTAAATGCCCACAAGCCAATTACATGAATATAACCAGTGAAAATTATCAAGAAGATTGTCTCATTGCGAATATTTATGTCCCAGAAAAAATTGATACAACACTTCCAGTCGTCGTTTATGTCCATGGCGGCGCTTATGTTTTAGGTTGGGGAAACATGTTTAAGCCTAGAAAATTGGTAAAAAGCAACAAAATTATCGCGGTGACGTTTAACTACAGATTGGGAGCACACGGATTCCTTTGTCTTGGTACAGAAGATGTGCCTGGTAATGCTGGTATGAAGGACCAAGTTGCATTACTACGTTGggttaacaaaaatattgcaaaatttGGCGGCAATCCTGATGAAGTTACAATAGCAGGCTATAGTGCTGGTTCATCCGCGGTAGATCTTCTAATGATTTCAAAAATGGCACAAGGCTTATTTAAAAGAGTTATCCCAGAGAGTGGTGCAAATACTGCAGCGTTTAGTATTCAATCCGATCCCATTAAGAATGCTAAGGAGTATGCAAAAATGCTTAATTTCGAAAATGTAGAAGACTTCTACGCtttagaagatttttttaaagcgGTACCCATTGAAGAATTAAATTTACCAAATGTCATGGATAGGACAGATTCTACTTTCTTGATGTCCCCATGTGTGGAGCGTGATGTGGGTGAAGAACGATTTCTTGATGATAACCCAGTTCAAATATTGAAGTCTGGTAGCTATAAAAAACTTCCAATGTTATATGGATTTGCTGAAATGGAAGGATTATTTCGCATGCCTCTTTTTGAGCTTTGGAAGGATCGGATGAATGTAAAATTCTCAGACTTTCTCCCGTCCGATTTACAGTTTAGAGATGCAAATGAAAAAGAGCAAGTTTCAAaagaaattaaacatttttatttcggtAACAAAATGGTAGGAGAGGAAACGGTTTTAGCGTATATCGACTATTTCACAGATATTATTTTTGCATATCCGACACTAAG GTCAGTAAAGTTGCACCTGAAAAATGGACAtaaccaaatatatttatacgagTACTCGTTTGTAGACAACGATACCCCAATAATTCCGCACACTAATATTCGCGGAGCAAATCATTGTGCACAAACAGTAGCTGTTTTAGATGGATATTGGAACGAAActttaatgaatgaaaaatcaATATCATCAGAATTTAAGAAAATGAAATTGATTACAAGAGAATTATGGTTAAATTTTATGACAACTGG AAATCCTGTGCCAGCTGATTCTAAGCTACCAGCATGGCGGCCAGTACAATCTGACTGGTCACCACATATGTCCATCAATAACACTTTAGAATTAAGAGGACCTTTGTTGAAGAAAAGGATGATGTTCTGGGAagaaatttatgataaatactATCGGTTTCCTATAAAACCTACTCGTCCTTTTATACAAAAATCTGAGCTTTGA
- the LOC126773682 gene encoding esterase FE4-like isoform X2 — translation MTMIAQTKIVQEDCLIANVYTPETNGKKLPVLVHFHGGAFTIGWGDIKTDGNYIKSKQIIQVTFNHRLGAHGFLCLGTKDVPGNAGMKDQVALLRWVKNNIANFGGNPDEVTISGYNSGSSSVDLMSVSKMAQGLFKRVIAESGVSTAPFSVQINPIENAKRYADLFKFESVDNFDELEFFYKNLSYVELNSKNVLARPDSTFLMSPCVERDLGEERFLDDSPVNIIKSGNYEKLPMLYGYGEIQGQLRVPLLEYWEYWMNIRFLEFLPADLQFENETEKRRVAEEIKTFYFGDKIIGKKTTREFVEYFTDVMFAYPTLRSAKLHVESGHKQIYLYMISKNVYDNAVLPINASVADQCSETIGVLKDYWEETLKYKYDVEDLKTIKDILKETLLNFVTEGEPIIPGSKLRTWKPVGKNWSPHLYISRIFELRKSLMKKIALFWERIYDKYYAYPIAPPAPPPENSDS, via the exons ATGACCATGATTGCTCAAACTAAAATCGTTCAAGAAGATTGCCTTATTGCGAATGTGTATACGCCTGAAACAAATGGGAAAAAGCTTCCAGTCCTAGTGCATTTTCATGGCGGAGCTTTTACTATAGGATGGGGTGATATCAAAACTGatggaaattatataaaaagtaaacaaataattcaAGTTACATTTAACCATAGATTAGGAGCTCATGGGTTCCTTTGTCTTGGTACAAAAGATGTACCTGGTAATGCTGGTATGAAGGACCAAGTTGCATTACTACGCTGGGTAAAGAATAATATTGCAAACTTCGGTGGAAACCCTGATGAGGTTACAATATCAGGCTATAATTCCGGTTCATCTTCAGTAGATCTAATGTCAGTATCAAAAATGGCACAAGGTTTATTTAAAAGAGTAATCGCCGAAAGCGGTGTTAGTACTGCACCATTTAGTGTTCAGATTAATCCTATTGAAAATGCTAAACGCTATGCTGACCTCTTTAAATTTGAAAGTGTAGATAATTTTGATgagttagaatttttttataaaaatctatctTACGTAGAATTAAACTCAAAAAATGTTTTGGCCAGGCCAGACTCTACCTTTTTGATGTCTCCCTGTGTAGAACGCGATTTGGGGGAAGAAAGATTTCTAGATGATAGtccagttaatataataaaatctggAAATTATGAAAAGCTTCCTATGTTGTATGGCTATGGCGAAATTCAAGGACAATTACGAGTCCCGTTATTAGAATATTGGGAATATTGGATGAATATAAGGTTTTTAGAGTTTTTGCCGGCTGATTTACAATTTGAAAATGAAACTGAAAAACGTCGGGTCGCAGaagaaataaaaaccttttattttggtgataaaataataggaaaaaaaaCGACAAGAGAATTTGTAGAATATTTTACAGATGTCATGTTCGCATACCCAACACTGCGATCAGCAAAATTACATGTAGAATCTGGacacaaacaaatatatctatatatgatTTCGAAAAATGTTTATGATAATGCAGTATTACCCATTAATGCGAGTGTTGCTGACCAATGTTCTGAGACGATCGgagttttaaaagattattggGAAGAAACACTCAAGTATAAATATGATGTTGAAGATCTTAAGACAATAAAAGATATACTTAAGGAAACTTTGTTAAATTTTGTAACCGAAGg TGAACCAATTATTCCCGGGTCTAAGTTAAGGACATGGAAACCAGTGGGTAAGAATTGGTCACCACATTTGTATATAAGTAGAATTTTTGAATTAAGAAAATCTTTGATGAAGAAAATAGCCTTATTTTGGGAAAGAATCTACGACAAGTATTACGCGTACCCAATAGCGCCTCCAGCTCCTCCACCAGAAAACAGCGATTCTTAA